Proteins encoded within one genomic window of uncultured Draconibacterium sp.:
- a CDS encoding BamA/TamA family outer membrane protein yields MKAKNIALIFIALFMAIFSNAQNDTVSVEVGKFYLSPLPIISSNPAFGFMYGAAASAGVFWGDPSATSMSNGILTGAYTTKKQLMFTFKSTIYSANNDWMLIGDWRLFFSSQPTYGLGTGPQADDLTGIPELYEADSDIPEGELMEFNLIRFHQTIMKQVQPNFYLGLGYHLDAHFDINDHLLDLEAEPPVLTNHYRYSIEHGFNPEKYTTSGVSANVIYDSRDNVANPYTGRFAFASFRAVPKFLGSTKNATTLWLEYRDYLSLSAGNPRNLLAFWTYGNFTTSGTLPYMNLPALGWDQMGKSGRAFPQGRFRGENLYYAEAEWRFPLTLVKKNPDLLGGVVFANMITASNKADDVKLFKYVEPAAGVGLRIMIQKQSRANLTVDYGWGLNGEGAFYLNLNEYF; encoded by the coding sequence ATGAAAGCAAAAAACATAGCGCTAATTTTTATCGCATTATTCATGGCAATTTTCAGCAATGCCCAGAATGACACGGTAAGTGTTGAGGTTGGAAAATTCTATCTTTCGCCATTGCCAATTATCTCCTCAAATCCGGCATTTGGATTTATGTACGGAGCAGCCGCTTCGGCAGGGGTATTTTGGGGAGATCCTTCTGCTACTTCAATGTCAAATGGCATTTTAACCGGGGCATATACTACTAAAAAACAATTGATGTTTACTTTTAAGTCGACTATTTATTCTGCCAACAACGACTGGATGCTGATTGGCGACTGGCGTTTATTTTTTTCGTCGCAACCCACTTACGGACTTGGGACCGGTCCGCAAGCCGATGACTTGACAGGCATCCCTGAACTTTATGAAGCCGATTCTGATATTCCCGAAGGCGAATTAATGGAGTTTAACCTCATTCGTTTTCATCAAACCATAATGAAACAGGTTCAGCCAAACTTTTACCTGGGACTGGGATATCATCTCGATGCGCATTTCGATATCAACGATCATCTTTTGGACCTGGAAGCTGAACCTCCTGTGCTTACCAATCATTACCGGTATAGTATTGAGCATGGTTTCAACCCGGAGAAATATACCACTTCGGGGGTGTCGGCTAATGTAATTTACGATAGCCGCGATAACGTGGCTAATCCATATACGGGAAGGTTTGCGTTTGCTTCTTTCAGGGCTGTCCCAAAATTTTTGGGAAGTACAAAAAATGCTACAACGTTGTGGCTTGAATACCGCGACTATCTATCGTTAAGTGCAGGTAATCCAAGAAATCTCCTTGCTTTTTGGACTTATGGTAATTTTACAACGAGTGGTACTTTACCCTATATGAACCTGCCGGCGTTGGGTTGGGACCAAATGGGAAAATCGGGCAGGGCATTTCCCCAGGGGCGTTTCAGAGGCGAGAATTTGTATTATGCCGAAGCGGAATGGCGTTTCCCTTTAACATTGGTAAAAAAAAATCCTGATTTATTGGGCGGGGTTGTATTTGCGAATATGATCACTGCCTCAAACAAAGCCGACGACGTTAAATTGTTTAAATACGTAGAACCGGCTGCTGGTGTTGGCTTGCGAATTATGATACAGAAGCAGTCAAGGGCTAATTTAACCGTCGACTATGGTTGGGGACTGAATGGCGAAGGTGCCTTTTACCTGAACCTGAACGAGTACTTCTAA
- a CDS encoding DUF6261 family protein → MIEKLLSVSRVTEVDAASMRLLGAYKNTSLRSDVHLSAMFTDLEPESVRLTAAINRSKAESELEAKDEVRDQQVRALFYLVKGFLYHPQAEVKSAAETVEKVLENYGLDITGESYSTESSLIASLLDDLSKQKVLDAIAVLPGCAEVKTALQTAQADFETTRIAYEEEKAHESTKQNATAIKKSVVGIINERIVIYMRAMEVVDEANYGVFARTIATIIAENNEVVKKRRKTPEEETVAP, encoded by the coding sequence ATGATTGAAAAATTATTATCAGTTAGCCGTGTCACCGAGGTTGATGCGGCAAGTATGCGCTTACTCGGCGCTTACAAAAACACATCGTTACGTTCCGATGTGCATTTAAGCGCCATGTTTACCGATCTTGAACCAGAATCTGTCCGGTTAACCGCAGCTATTAACCGCTCGAAAGCCGAAAGCGAACTGGAGGCTAAAGATGAAGTGCGCGACCAGCAGGTAAGGGCTTTGTTCTACCTGGTAAAAGGCTTTTTGTATCATCCGCAGGCCGAAGTAAAAAGCGCCGCCGAAACGGTGGAAAAAGTGCTTGAAAACTACGGCCTCGACATTACCGGCGAAAGCTATTCCACCGAATCGTCGTTGATAGCCTCTTTGCTCGATGATCTTTCGAAACAAAAAGTACTCGATGCCATTGCCGTATTGCCGGGATGTGCCGAAGTAAAAACGGCCTTGCAAACTGCCCAGGCCGACTTTGAAACCACCCGTATTGCTTACGAAGAAGAAAAGGCACACGAAAGCACCAAACAAAATGCCACGGCCATCAAGAAAAGCGTGGTTGGTATAATTAACGAGCGTATTGTAATCTATATGCGTGCCATGGAAGTGGTGGATGAAGCCAATTATGGCGTTTTTGCCCGCACCATTGCCACCATTATTGCCGAGAACAACGAAGTGGTAAAAAAACGCCGTAAAACACCCGAAGAAGAAACGGTTGCCCCGTAA
- a CDS encoding type II toxin-antitoxin system RelE/ParE family toxin: MEEKFNIDFLNDAIDFMNSLNSKARRKIYYNLKKSQIVNDPELFKKLNENIWEFRTLFEKKQYRLFAFWDKTDNKETLVLATHGIIEVV; this comes from the coding sequence ATGGAAGAAAAATTCAATATTGATTTTTTAAATGATGCAATTGATTTCATGAATTCATTGAACTCAAAAGCTCGTAGGAAAATTTATTACAACTTAAAAAAATCGCAAATTGTCAATGACCCAGAATTGTTTAAAAAATTAAATGAAAACATCTGGGAATTTCGGACATTGTTTGAGAAAAAGCAATATCGACTTTTCGCATTTTGGGATAAAACAGATAATAAAGAAACACTTGTTTTAGCGACTCATGGAATAATTGAAGTTGTTTAA
- a CDS encoding IS5 family transposase has protein sequence MCPYLKFGNSKNNAKVRDYQVLEAILYRLKTGCQWRQLPMKQFFRCKYNWQSVYFHYQKWCKDGSWDEMWQNILNKYKHLLDLSSIQLDGTHTPTKRGGEAVAYQGRKKAKTSNMLILTDSQGIPLTCSDPIDGNHNDAYNLVPTAKKMIAVLENSGIHTDGLFLNADSGFDTGEFRRYCSETKIIGNIDQNKRNGINREYLFDDLLYKCRFVVERTNAWLDAFKAILVRFETNAIHWKALNLIAFTVILLRKL, from the coding sequence ATTTGTCCCTACTTAAAATTTGGGAATTCAAAGAATAATGCAAAAGTAAGAGATTATCAGGTGCTTGAAGCAATACTATATCGATTAAAAACAGGGTGTCAATGGAGGCAATTACCTATGAAACAATTCTTCCGTTGCAAATACAACTGGCAAAGTGTGTATTTCCACTATCAAAAATGGTGCAAGGACGGAAGCTGGGATGAGATGTGGCAAAACATCCTGAACAAATACAAACACTTGCTGGACTTGTCAAGTATCCAGCTCGATGGTACACATACTCCAACTAAACGTGGAGGAGAAGCAGTTGCCTATCAGGGGAGGAAAAAAGCAAAAACAAGTAATATGCTGATTTTAACGGACAGCCAAGGCATCCCTCTAACTTGTAGCGACCCTATTGACGGGAACCACAATGATGCATACAACCTGGTTCCAACGGCAAAGAAAATGATTGCCGTTCTGGAAAACTCAGGGATACACACCGATGGATTGTTCTTAAATGCTGACTCTGGCTTCGATACAGGAGAGTTCCGCCGTTATTGTTCGGAAACAAAAATTATTGGCAATATTGATCAAAACAAACGCAATGGGATAAATCGTGAATACTTATTCGACGACTTACTGTATAAATGCAGATTTGTTGTGGAACGCACTAACGCATGGCTTGATGCATTTAAAGCAATCTTAGTACGGTTTGAAACAAATGCTATACATTGGAAAGCACTGAATTTAATAGCATTTACCGTGATTTTACTGCGGAAACTTTAA
- a CDS encoding helix-turn-helix transcriptional regulator, with the protein MKTEKIKRKGLDEMIDEHIGIKGTKERDAFEEELRLDLLGQTIKKIRVEKNLTQEQLGKLVGVKKAQISKIENHLTDARFETILKVFRALDAKINFNVELLGH; encoded by the coding sequence ATGAAAACAGAAAAAATAAAAAGAAAAGGTTTGGATGAAATGATTGACGAGCATATTGGAATTAAAGGCACAAAAGAAAGAGATGCTTTTGAAGAAGAATTGCGCCTTGACCTTTTAGGACAAACAATCAAAAAAATCCGAGTAGAAAAAAACTTAACTCAAGAACAACTTGGGAAACTGGTTGGGGTAAAAAAAGCCCAAATTTCTAAAATTGAAAACCATCTGACAGATGCTAGGTTTGAAACAATTTTAAAAGTGTTCAGAGCATTGGATGCAAAAATAAATTTCAATGTTGAGTTACTTGGACATTAA
- a CDS encoding redoxin family protein, with translation MNKTVIALSLIVLVFSSCVENYTSKDYLKQVVKTMEKIESATFWIQAESWNPGDTAASYVVNQYVESYRNPTDSTIGSSWAIFETEDKTHLEFAYDGKMRTLIYDDEKEVFIDSFKVRKLPFRPVSPPFFNYTENIIKYILNNNDSTLLVQKDLGEEVYFKLTIYEDRQVEFFGKAHYIPKSPYTFDPTSVYELWIDKKSNLPRRVRREMSHNISVSIVSNYEFNKLSVEDFVASDYFPKDYEIWQYGQKGKKRQPNELIGKKAPDWTLQIDNTQNLSLSDIKSTVLMLQFTSVSCGPCRASIPFLKELSKEYKKNDFDFVAIECTSKSINALKSYMNRNDFDYKFLLSTKDVLKEYSITSFPVFFILDENRDIKKVINGYGKEKTDKEIRTLINEMI, from the coding sequence ATGAATAAAACAGTAATTGCTTTAAGCCTAATCGTTCTTGTATTTAGTTCTTGTGTAGAAAACTATACGTCAAAGGATTATCTGAAACAAGTTGTAAAAACAATGGAAAAGATAGAATCTGCGACATTTTGGATTCAAGCAGAATCATGGAATCCTGGAGATACTGCCGCGTCTTATGTGGTTAATCAGTATGTAGAATCCTACAGAAATCCAACGGATTCAACTATTGGTTCAAGTTGGGCAATTTTTGAAACAGAAGATAAAACCCATTTGGAATTCGCTTATGACGGTAAAATGAGGACTCTAATTTATGATGATGAAAAAGAAGTGTTCATCGATAGTTTTAAAGTGAGGAAATTGCCGTTTAGACCAGTATCGCCGCCGTTTTTTAACTACACCGAAAATATTATTAAGTATATCTTAAATAACAATGATAGTACTTTACTAGTGCAAAAAGATTTGGGAGAAGAAGTCTATTTTAAACTAACAATTTATGAGGATAGGCAAGTTGAGTTCTTTGGTAAAGCTCATTATATACCAAAGAGTCCTTACACATTTGACCCGACTTCTGTATATGAATTGTGGATAGATAAGAAATCAAACTTACCGCGGAGAGTAAGAAGAGAGATGTCTCATAATATTTCGGTTAGTATAGTGTCAAATTATGAGTTCAATAAACTAAGCGTTGAAGACTTTGTAGCTTCTGATTATTTCCCTAAAGATTATGAAATATGGCAATATGGCCAGAAGGGGAAAAAAAGACAGCCTAATGAATTGATTGGTAAAAAAGCTCCTGATTGGACTTTACAAATTGATAATACGCAAAATTTATCATTATCAGATATAAAGAGTACAGTTCTTATGCTTCAATTTACAAGTGTTAGTTGTGGACCATGCAGGGCTTCTATTCCATTTTTAAAAGAACTTTCCAAAGAATACAAAAAAAACGACTTTGATTTTGTTGCAATAGAATGTACAAGTAAAAGTATAAATGCTTTGAAAAGCTATATGAATCGCAACGATTTCGATTATAAATTTTTGTTGTCGACTAAAGACGTGTTAAAAGAATATTCGATTACATCGTTTCCAGTATTTTTCATACTTGATGAAAATAGAGATATTAAAAAAGTAATAAATGGATATGGAAAAGAAAAAACGGACAAGGAAATAAGAACCCTGATTAATGAAATGATATAA
- a CDS encoding DUF481 domain-containing protein: MKRLLFDLLFLNKAFLLFAFSPEISSEIISDTTIVEADTSSIDSMQSIRKWTTGDTYISGAMEWTNEDNDKEFEFDIQFGANFIGKKDEIDIKLESDFGIKNGKQKDNEQDLRINWYHTLYKKWHLAGQGRIERNQRTIEGTSFDYLIWLGGLGPGYNLEIEETGNSRISILYNYLQLFVFKGNVEIHTKAPSIYLDNDYQLSKKVNLKNWTSILFYDIDDVGYELETEFGYSITEHLAIGLRHYFLYNGPTLKYNKSNELRIFTKITF; encoded by the coding sequence ATGAAAAGATTGCTATTTGACTTACTTTTTTTAAATAAGGCTTTTTTGCTATTTGCCTTCTCTCCGGAAATATCTTCAGAAATTATATCTGACACCACAATTGTTGAAGCAGATACAAGTAGTATTGATTCTATGCAGAGCATCCGAAAATGGACTACTGGCGACACATATATTAGCGGGGCTATGGAATGGACAAATGAGGACAATGACAAAGAGTTTGAATTTGATATCCAATTTGGAGCCAATTTTATAGGCAAAAAGGATGAAATAGATATTAAACTCGAATCGGACTTTGGTATAAAAAACGGAAAGCAGAAAGATAATGAACAGGATTTGAGGATAAACTGGTACCATACCCTATACAAAAAATGGCACCTGGCCGGGCAGGGCCGAATTGAACGCAATCAACGGACAATAGAAGGCACCAGTTTCGATTATTTGATTTGGCTTGGGGGATTAGGACCAGGCTACAATCTTGAAATCGAAGAGACAGGAAACAGTCGCATTTCCATCTTATACAATTATCTTCAGCTGTTTGTTTTTAAAGGAAATGTTGAAATACACACCAAAGCACCATCCATTTACCTGGACAATGATTACCAACTCTCAAAAAAAGTAAACTTAAAAAACTGGACCAGTATTCTTTTCTATGATATAGATGATGTAGGTTACGAACTGGAAACTGAGTTTGGATATTCGATAACTGAACACCTTGCAATAGGACTACGGCATTACTTTTTATATAACGGTCCTACTTTAAAATACAACAAATCGAACGAGCTGAGGATTTTTACCAAAATCACGTTTTAA